ggaaaatagaGGCATCACAGTTCTGGCAACATGGGCCAGGCATGGCTATTCTTCTAAGCTACCATTCCAAAACACACTAGGGATTTATTTTGTACTGGAAATGCGTGAAAAAGTTTACAAGACTTTACTGTAGTGCTAGTTcccctataacaggggtgtcaaactcgcaacatcccatgacgtatcacaactttttcccccttcgctaaatcagacgtggccagcacatgatgcatccagcccacaggccatgagtctgacagccctgccctataACTAGGAATAGCAAAAAGCTCCCAAGGCACTGCATCTCCTACAATGCTCCAAATaggtttcccacccacccacttaataagttttttttgcTTAACCAAATCTTTCagaaagtagaaaaaaatctACCACCCTTTGTGGAAAAATATCACACATGACCAATATGCAATATAGAGAGAATAATTAAAATGTGGAGTCAGTTATTTAATGCAACTTGTATGTGGTGCTGATTTTGGGAGCCCTAGGCTTGAAATAACACTTCAGATAGGATTCTCTCAAATCACCTTTGCTGTGCATATTAGAAAAGCTTGTTCAAActtttctggaaatccgttcatactcCCGCACCATTCAATGGCACATCTTGTTCAAGCTTCTTCAGGGAGAAAAAGATTAACTCAGTCACAGCTGCTAAATAGCTATATCACTTATCCAAAACAGATTGTTTATGTTGGACGATTCAGCTTATTTTCCAGAGAGTTTCAGCAACATGCTTATTATGCCTTCTAACTCCAGCTGAACACAAAAGCTAtcaggaatgcactacctgactctgtggtctcttccccaaatccccaaagctttaacccaagactatctactattgacctcaccccattcctaaaaggtctgtaaggggcgtgcataacagcaccagcatgcctaccgttcctgtcgtaatgttccctttgattgtatccaattcatatagttatttcatgcttatgcttatatatatgcttatatatcgtatagttatttcatgcttatgcttatatatactgttgtgacaaataaataaataagtaaataaaataaaataaaataaataaataaagctatggCCACAAGATTGTTCAAAGTGTTGCCTCTGATTATAAGAAAAACCATGTGAATCCATTCGCTATGaaatttgcaaaatatttctcAATAAATAACTGCTGGTTTTTACATTGGTGATACTATAACAGTTCAATGAGAAACATGCCTACAATCGCcctgaaaacattttcaaaaaacttttcagaaataaacagataaGCAATGAAACAAAAACAGTACAATGGGGAAAACTTCATAAAGCCAAGCTGTGCTTGATTTGTAGTGGCTTCATAGATAGTTTCATATACTTTTCTTAACAACAAATAtggccattgccttcttctaagCATAGCCCGTATTCTAATCTACAACTCTGTATTTACTGAGGATACTTCATACAACTACTATACTGGTCTGATTTTCTTTGCCTTTCTGAAATCAGCCAAGGTTAATGTTGCCACTGGCTGTAGATGTATAGCAAGAGTCACAGTCAAAGTGGATTATTTTCCCTTATATCAGAGTTGGCAGATCTGTGGTTCATTggttatatatttaattaattattttttatttatttatcaaactcatATGCCACTCATCTCGGTATCCAAAAAACTAAGGGCAGCATTATAAATGGCCCACCAGATATTGCAGAATCTCAATTCCTCGTCTTTCCTatctaaatgaataaaaatgatggATGCTTGGGATTGTAGGATTCCACCACACCTAGTGAGCCCTGTAGGTTCCACAGTCAGATTTTAAAGAAAGAAGGAGCTCTTACATATTCTTGGGTAAAGTCTATGAGATTTTGCAAATCAATGTCATCTCTGTATGCTCGGATATTGTTGTTGATAAAGAAATACAGCTGGTCTTTGATCCAGTCTTTGAAAACAAATGCCAGAACTCCCGCTGTGAGTTCCAGGAAGAAGATTATTCCAAGGAAGACTGAGAACTGCAAAGAAGTAAAATAATTTATTGGCTTCAATAAAACCTCCAGAACTAATGCAATACCAAAGAATCACATGGATTAAAAACTGATATTACAGCTATTTTTACTCATTTTACAGCTCATTATTCTCCCTGAGGCTGGCAAAAACAACAAACAATACACATACTTTAAGCACAACACTTTCAGTTGTGcttaaagtaccatattttttggagtataaaacgcaccttagtttttggggaggaaaataagaaaaaagctgattggcaggtggatcagcctcctggaatacccccaatcagctgttccagaggtgaattttagcaacaggttccttggatgtgagctctgtgccttgccttttttttctctccgtttcagaaaaaactttttttatgtctttgaaagcctctgaaacagcgtcagaaaaaaagcctctgaagcgttgtttgggggcttcttttctgaagctttttttcagtctctggaacctccatttgagaagctgggcagggctacatttggagtataagacgcacccagattttcaccctcttttttggggaaaaaaggtgcatcttatattacaaaaaatatggtatatgtgcATATACCGTTGTTTTTGCCAGCTTCATTGAGAAACATTTACAGCAAAAACCGTATCAGAGGAATAATGAATTACACATGTATTATAGCAGGAAGACTACCTTTTCAAACAGTTCCATATTTAATTCCCTTTGGAATATCCAAGTTTTCAAACAACCAATGACCAACGAGCCTGTTTTACAGCAATATATTCATCTAAACCCTGAGTGGCCAACTACAGCCTTTAGTATCGCAGGGAACCAGACATCTTTTCAAATGACAACATGATTTGCAGGAAAATGGACTGTTAATGTCTGGCGGCCATTAATGGCAGAAAACTAACCAATCCAGATAATTGTTTGACCAACCGATTGATATGAGCCAGACTGAGATCTTTCTGCTGCCGATAAGTCATTATTGTTTTTTAAgttatctatcaaatttatacTTTCTGTAATTATCAAAGGAGACCACCAATGACtaaactaggcacaagaacagctttttcccgaaggccatcactctggtaaacaaataattccatcaatacggtcaaactatttactaaatctgcgctactattaatcttctcatagttcccatcaccaatctctttccacttatgactgtatgactgtaactttgttgctggcagtccttatgatttatattgatatattgaccatcatttgtgttgtaaatgttgtaccttgatgaaggtatcttttcttttatgtacactgagagcatatgcaccaagacaaattccttgtgtgtccaatcacacttggccaataaaaaattctattctattctattctattctaaaataaacaTTTACATCTCAGAACTGATGCTGAAACATTCCAAGATTCAAGACTGTAAACACAAAAGTATGAACAGAGCATGAATAAATTAATTGGAACTATAGGCAAAGGTTTTTCTCAGTGCCTCagtatgaatatttatttattcagggtTATTTGTATGTCACTTCTTATAACAATAAATTACCATATTATCacactataagatgctctggactataagacgcacctagcttttggggaagaaaacaagaaaaatttttTGCCTCAGCCTCCCAgctatttgcctccttgcagcaaacagcaaacaggctggtcagcttcagcatagcctgatttagcacaagcaccTGATTAGCGATTGGATTGGCCTCCTAGAAtactgccgatcagctgttccaggctgttggGATCGCTGCCACCCATCGCTACCACTGCCTATCACCGCCTCAGCATGccctatttttggcctctgtgcgccCCGTTTTCGGCCCATTCGGCAGTGATAGGCAGCGATTCCCGCTGCCTTgaatgggccaaaaacaggatTTGTGAAAGCCAAAAATGGGGAcgctgaaaatatttatttatttatttatttattatttaaacttatataccgccctatctcccaaaggactcagggcggtttacaggcatataaaaaacatcaatatacaaattaaaataatcattaaaaaacttattctaatgccaataattaataataccaattgttaaaaatagaaatataaatattaaaatcaatttaaaacccctctaaatttaaaaatctaagccagtcctgcacagatgaataaatgtgtcttgagctcgcgacggaaggttcgaagatccggaagttgacggagtcctggggggagttcgttccagagggcaggagcccccacagagaaggcccttcccctgggcgtcgccagacgacactgcctagctgacggcaccctgaggagtccctctctgtgagagcgcacgggtcggtgagaggtatctggtcgcagtaggcggtcccgtagataacccggccctatgccatggggcgctttaaaggtggtcaccaaaaccttgaagcgcaccggaaggccacaggtagccagtgcagcctgcgcaggatgggtgttatcacgggagccacgagggctccatctatcaccagcgcagccgcattctggactaactgtagcctccggatgcccttcaaggaagccccatgtagaggcgttgcagtaatccaggcgaggcgtcacgaggcgtggtgaccgtgcatagggcctcccggtccagaaaggcgcaactggcgcaccaggcgaacctggtagaacgctctcctggagacggccgccaaatgatcttctagagacagccgtccatccaggaggccgCCTAAGTTGCGCCCCCcccccatcggggccaatgactcgccaccgatggtcagccgcggatttagctgactgtaccgggatgccggcatccacagccactctgtcttggagggattgagcttgagcctgtttctccccatccagacccgtcggcctccagacaccgggacagcacttgataaccgttggggtggtccggtgtggaaaagtacagctgggtgtcatccgcatacagctggtacctcacacgaacccactgatgatctcacccagcggcttcatgtagatgttgaacagaaggcgagaggatcgatccccgcggcaccccacaagtgaggcgcctcggggccgacctctgcccctgtcaacaccgactgcgacggtcggagagataggaggagaaccaccgataaacggtgcctcccactcccaatcctccaaccggcgcagcaggataccatggtcgatggtatcaaaagccgctgagaggtctaataggaccagggcagaggaacaacccctatcctggccctccagagatcatccaccaacgcgaccaaagccgtctccgtgctgtaaccgggccggaaaccggactggagcaggtctagatagacagtttcatccaggtgcaagggaaactgatatgccaccatactctctacaaccttcgcgcgagcgggttggagaccggacgataattacctaaaacagcgggtcaggaaggcttcttgaggagggcctcaccaccgcctctttcaaggcggcggaagacacctccaccaagaagcgctcgtaatcgcctggagccagcctcgtgtcacctcctgcgtggccagcaccaaccaggaggggcacgggtccagtaaacacgtggtggcattcagcctccccaacaacctgtccatgtcctcgggagcgacagggtcaaactcatcccataaaatgtcatcaagaccacctcagccgtctcacccgtatcaccgcaatcttggtccaaaccatcccgaagctgaacgattttatcgtatagataaccgttaaactcctcagcacgtccctgcaacgggtcatcccgctccccctggtgtaggagggagcgggtcacccgaaacagggcggctgggcggttatctgccgatgcaatgagggaggaggcgtagctacgcctcgcttccctcaatgccactaggtaagccctagtataggacttcactagtgtccgatcagcttctgaacggctggacctccaggaactctctaggcgtcttctccggcgcttcatccctctcagctcctcggagaaccaagggaccggttgggacctgcgccgggtcagaggccgcaaaggcacgacacggtctaaggccccgccgcgcccgttcccaggccgcaacaagttcctcagccgagccgtgagccagaccctcaggaaatggcccaagctccgtccggaacccctccgggtccatcaggcgcctgggacggaaccaacgtgtcggctccgtctccctgcggtggtgaatggcggtcagaaagtccagacgaaggagagagtgatctgaccatgacaaaggttcagtgactatttcctttaagtccagatctctcgaccactgaccagagacaaaaatcaggtccagagtgccacccccaatgtgagtagggccatcaactacttgggtcaggtccaaggccgtcatggaagccatgaactcccgagctgccgtcgatgacgagccggacaatggcaagttaaagtcccccatgactaaaagtctgggggtctcaactgccaccccggccagcatctccaggagctcgggcagggcagctgtcacgcagcaaggagccaggtacgtgatcagcaaacccatctggcacctatgaccccatctcacaaagagggattcgcacccggcaatctgaggtacagtggtctccctcggctctagactctctctaatcacaaccgccacccccccacccctaccctgagccctcggctgatggaatgcacggaaacccggcgggcacatctccacaaggggcacacccccttccgtgcccagccaggtttccgtaacgcctataaggtccgcagcgcccccctggataaggtcatatattaggggggccttattaactacggaccgtgcgttgcatagcatcagccgcaggcccaggctctgggggtcttgaccatcaaAATATGGCGTGTGCAGGCAGCGATAGGTggcagcaatccctgcagcctggaatagTCGATCGGCGGTATTCCAGgcggccgatccaactgccaatcagctcctcgtgctaaatcaggctgcgctgaaactgaccaggctgtttgctgcaaagagaaaaactgctgggaggcagaggccgaagggtgggggctaaggggtgggcagggcttcggcaacattcactctataaggtgcatagacatttccacctattttttgggggggaggggaagtgcatctttttgactgaaaaatatggtacataaaaTGAAGGCTAAATAGTAAGTTTTAAAGAAAGAATTACCAGTGGTTCCATTTGAAGAAGAACTTATCAGAAATCCCACTCAGCATTAAGCTAGTGAGGCAAGATCATCCCATTATTTTACTAAGGTTTAAACATCCCATCCAAGTTGAACACCTGAGCTGGACTTTTAAGGTCTTTTAAGgtgcttttaaaaaagttaagcATTTCCAAAAAAAGCTTGAAATAAATTTTTAAACGAACTAAAATGATATATATTTGTACAGGGGGAAAAACCACTAAAGAGGAATTAGGTACAGTTACTTACAAACTTGAGAAGAAAAGTATTCTCCCGTAGAGCACCGATGCATCCTGCAAAGCCCAATATGAACATCACTCCTCCAACCACAAGGAAGAGCCAAACTGGATCAAAGCCACCCAGGTCAGTAATGGAAGAGATGTTGGACAGGACTCCCTTTGGCAGTGAATGTAAAAGGAAGAAGAGGTGAGAGAGTGCTAAAAACAAGGAATACAAATATATCACAGATGTATCCGGGTTTTTACTGTCACTCCCCCTTCCCTTTcaaggaaagaatgaaggagCCACACTAGCATTTGGCATTTCTGTCCAGGAGAGATTAATAACATTTTGTACAAACATTCTGATTATTTCCTGTAAATTCTTTCTGTGTTGACATATATTAGTGTACCATTGCAATCAGGCCCACAGCCATATCCTTTGTGAAAAAGTCATGACGTATCATTTAGCACAAATGACATTCTGCCCAAATTGGTTTGTTGAAAGGTTAGAAAAGCaataatgaaggagagaaacaaaGAATGGTGCAGCAAGGCTAATTTTTAGATGCTCAGCCTGCCCTTTTATCTGCTAATTACATTCAAGTATGCCCATACACATTACTAAATCCCAGTAAAATATTAATCTTCTGAAATACTGAAAAATGAAATAGTTTTATCCTTTCAAAACAGACTTCCGTAACATGAAAGAaggaatatttttctctctcttattatTGCACTACGCACACCAGAAGAGAACCAGGATATGCAATATCCGATAAACAGTCCCATCTGTAGTACTGTATTAATATTAACACAGGAGacattatctatctattctaCATCCTCAGCAAGACAGGAGACATTATCTATCCACATCCTGTGACCCAACCTAATGCAGAAAAACACACAAGTAATATTTAATGACTGCCTGTATTTATTATCCTGGCATTCTAGGAATGAAAATTGAAATTAGAGGCTGAAAGTTGGATTGGCAATTTCCCCATCACACAGTGAACAACATATTGTAATATATTCAGGAATATTAAACTACATTCCAAACAACAGCCCTGGTGGTTACTTCTGCCaacttcagcagttcaattctcaccagttcaaggctgactcagccttccatccttccgaggtaggtaaaatgaggacccagattgttgggggcaatattctgactatGTAAatagcttagagagggatgtaaagcactgtgaagcagtatataagtctcagtgctattactattgctatttggATATCCCTTTATGAAAATCTTTGGATCAAATATGATGTTGATGAAATGTGTCATTTCTCAGTCTTTAGACTGGTTCCATATGAAATTGAACCATCTGAATCTCTGTGTTAGATTTATTGTACAATATCTGAGTTGTAATTTTCATATAGTTAAATAATAAttgctgcattttattttttctatttttgtctaTATTTTTACGTGTAttcatttgttttttcccccttttttagcTGTATTAATACTATGTAGTGTTCCATCCCAATCTCTTTTCAAAAGTCATTCAAGTTGGCTGCTATTACTACAAATGCTGGCAGCAAATGCACtagataaaaaaaaagtattctatCAGTCCTGAATTTCTGCATTTAATTTCTAACAagtggcaggacaaaaaacattttttttctgcatcaTTAATGATTTTATGTAGTTGTTTGCTTATCCTGCAGTCACCATATAACAAATTCTTAAGACAATATTTCTCTCCCAAAAGAACAAAATACTTTGCTTAAATATACAGCTACATATGGTAGACCTGAACTCAACCAAATCCATTCAGGTGGTTTATTGTACTAACTCAGTCTTCCCCAACTGGTTTCTTCCAGTTTTGTTCATGGGTGATCTCCTCTAATCTTCAAACAAGAGGATCAAAATCCATGTTGGCTAAGGATTACAGAAGAAGACCATCGACAACAGTCTTTTTAAACCTCGACAATTTAGCTATGGATTTAGTCAGTGCTAAGTATAGCCACATAGAATTCTGGGACGGAGTCCACTTCTCTGGAAGTTGCCAGATTAAGAAACACTAATCTACAAAGACATCATTTGTTTAATCTGTTTGGAGATTATCAATTAAATCAAGGATAGACAACACAATCCCAATGTTCTCAATTGCAACACAGCATCCAACATCAGAATGCCCACATATTGTCTCCCTCTAAATTAAACCAAGCAATTTTTCATACCTACTAGAAGCTTTAACATATATAAACAATTAATTACATAATAAATAATTCCTGAACTGGACTCTTCCGAATTTCATGAGAGGAATTTTAACGATACATATAATTCCAACATCTCCCTGCAATTCTTACTTTCTTAGGATAGAACTAGGCTCTTCCCATTCTTCAATATGTCTCTTTCAAATTTCATTTTCTCCTTTATATCTAAGACTGTCATCTTATTTACAGAAAAAAGCCAGCCAGGTTTTAATTATCTAAGTCTGAAAACTGCCAAAATAAGTGTAAAGATAAATGCATGTCATTTTTTTAACAGTGGAAAAACAAGTTATAACAACCATCATTTTGAAGACACTCCCTGTTTTCTCAAACAGGGCAGAATCACTCCGAGACACTGTCTATTTTAACCAGTTCTTTCATCTATATTAACAAGTATATTGCACAACGTATTTCTGGAAGCAATTCAAGGTGCCAGTTTTGATCAACAATTATTCTGTGGACTGAGAgaatgactgggccaaagtcacttaATTCTATTATGTCTGTTTTTCATTGCTGTAAACCACCAGGAGTCTAAAAGGATTTACAGTAATAAagaaatctaattaaaaaaaataaagtcaggATACAATTTGAGTAAACCCACGAGTCTATTAAAGGTGGCACTCTAAAATGCTTCTTCTAAAATTTTGGGAGCCCTTTCTCTACTGCTAGGATATGTcaattggttgcttggcaaccattGGAAGTTATAATGGCCCCTCCCCCTGCAAAGATACTCAAAACCAGAATTCAAAGTTCTGAtaccccccctacacacacacgtTATGTGTCCACATTTTGAGTGCCAGGCAACGTgcttgcatttatggccatttgcaaacATGGTCCTGTGACtgcaatttacaacatttttgccagaaaccagtgtttccttctggtttctggcagcaaaaaaaaatggcCCCAATGAACAATgtgttcactcaacaactgccaaaaaaataataattataaaattggATGTGGTCACGTGGAGACCCACTTAATAACTATCATGACCAACAACTCTAATTGCAGGCTCAATCACTgtaataaattgaggactacttgcaacaAACTTTGTCATGTGTAGAATATGCTTAACAATGTACCTTTTAAAGAAGGAAATCTTTTTTCAAATATTGGGAGACCTGTTTaaatttatttggctgtacagatTGCTGTTATTAACTTACTTTTTCATTCCATGCCCAAAGTCCAATTCCAAGAAATGCTATGCCCAGGAACTGcaagaaaaaatgagaaagagaaagaaagagaaagcaagaaGTAAGATTAGTAAGCATTTCAAGAGATTCCCTGAGTACATCCCTTACATTCATCTTATAATAAATCCAAACTATGCTGAACCAAGACTGACATATGTAAAACTTAAACCAACTGAAATACATTCTAATGGGCTCCCTAAAAGATTAAAAACAGGTGGACCTTTACTCATAATTACTGTAGTAAGTTCTGACTTTTCAATGCTCACAACTGGAGGGTGgggacaatttttaaaaagcaatattcTGTTTTGAGTGTTCAGGAAACAACAAGTTCATTTCACCCTATTTAGACATTAGTGAAAGTAATCAAGACAACACCCAAGAAAGACAAAGGGCAGCTCCCTTCCCCAAAAGTGCTCCCAGCCAAGCAGCTCCTCTCCCAGAAACCACATTTGGGGTACTTGGCACCAACATATGGATCGAGCCAAGAGGAGTTTACTGCAGACTTTTATCCTCCAGCAGAAACCAAATCCCACATTACTAAGTGTTCAAGATCACAAAATGGCTTCAAGTTAGAGCTTCAGAGACAAATACTTGGGGGAAGAGTTTAAGTTCCACGTGTTCCTTTAAAGTGGAATTACTGGGATATTGCCAACCTCCCCTCtaattttcttttctcattttcaATGCCTAAACAGACTTTTGATAGAATTTGGAGCCAACAAATTAAGATCACAGAAAACATTCGTGGAATATCAGATGATAAAAAACAATGACAAAGTTGATGTATCTTCAGAAGCTGATGCTAGAAATGTTGCATTTGACTCAAAAAGAacatttagggggaaaaaatcttatgGTTATATTCCAGAACTGAAGTCCCCTTTCTGCATTTGGAGAAACTTATATAGTACTGGCTTCCAAGTTCCTAATACTGTGACTGCAATCAAAAACTTACGTTTATATAAGACCTGACAAATGTATTTATAACTATGGAAGCCATATTTTTAAGGAAAACTGTCAGGCTTTTTTCAAaggatactgtattttaaaatctaattcctGAGTATGTATAGTATTGATTTAATAACAGTACAACTGCATTGAAATAAACGTGCAAGCTAATTcttcaaaatgtatttaaatcAAAGTGAAGTCAAAATCAGGATACTAGTAGAAACCATTTGCtcaaataataatagcaacagaaGCAGCAATAATAATTGtgggaggtccttggtgctccctgagctttgttgttttcttgcaaatgtttcttcctcagacaaatcagccatcaacagacacacacAGGTAAACAACATGTACatatcattcaaaagagacaattataagcctaaaaggaaacaaaaagactaaaATACCTTCTCACCAGCAATAAACTCCTAGATTAACACTAAGATTAATACCAGATCAACAATCAAGCAGCAATTAATACCTTAACTGAGGAACTACCAACTCATACAAATAAACTAACAGAAAAATTTCTACTTCTCACTAGCAAATTTTCATATGTATAAATTTATTTTCAGGCATCTTTGGCTATTACTTTGGCTATTACTACAGTGCACTCAGTGTAGGTGTCTTGTAATGCTGTTTGCTGAAGGACATCATGTAAAGGTTCCAGATCTTAACTGCAAAAATTTGAAGAACTATGAGagaaagtgtgtgtgagagagaattgAATTCACAAATATCTAGTGgttgtccagatttttgcagccctgaTTTGGTAGCCTGAATAAAAACTATAATGAAGCATATATTAGACTAAAGATAGTAAAGTGGAGGAACCTAAGATTTTAGGCAAAGAAATTGTTAGTAATCTGCCAGGATCTGCCTTAGAGCAGCTTGTAGGACGAAATCTTTATCGACAGGAATACTTTACTATTATAGCTCGAGTTATTATTGGAaaagaatatttgtggctcaggatatttgaactgtggagtccttggtattctctgaacttggctgttgttgtttttttttgcagatgtttcattagtcaactaggtaacatcagtgctagaaagcagTTGAgtttgttctctgtttatatactagtggcttgccctgtcaaggTGGTTCCTTGAATAAGCAGTTGTTTTCAAAAAACTCTGAGCAAGAGATACCCACT
This DNA window, taken from Ahaetulla prasina isolate Xishuangbanna chromosome 8, ASM2864084v1, whole genome shotgun sequence, encodes the following:
- the TSPAN5 gene encoding tetraspanin-5 isoform X2; translation: MSGKHYKGPEVSCCIKYFIFGFNVIFWFLGIAFLGIGLWAWNEKGVLSNISSITDLGGFDPVWLFLVVGGVMFILGFAGCIGALRENTFLLKFFSVFLGIIFFLELTAGVLAFVFKDWIKDQLYFFINNNIRAYRDDIDLQNLIDFTQEYWQCCGAFGADDWNLNIYFNCTDSNASRERCGVPFSCCTKDPAEDVINTQCGYDARQKPIFGICLAQNLVSDIEAVRASW